In Mugil cephalus isolate CIBA_MC_2020 chromosome 19, CIBA_Mcephalus_1.1, whole genome shotgun sequence, the genomic stretch caacaacaagatggataatagttcagcttttttaaaatcttgtgCTATTTCTTGTGCTATCGTTCTTCTGTGGCTgttgtaggtaccagatctgctcgggtATCCGttgcttccagatgacgtcataTAGTGGTTAGGGATGGTGACATCGCATTTTGTAATTGGTTGGACAAAAGGAAGAAGTAGAAGTGTAAGTGGAAAACAGGCTAGCAGTTTTAGCGGttagcggttgttgttgttgttgaagcaCAGTAATTtagcggttttgttttgtccatttattatttggataaattgataaaagctgtattattatttaatctttttagggataaaatccaaacatattgtgaaaaataaatacattaaattaaaggAGCTGATCTTGTAGCCTGAGCCAAATGGAGCCAAACGTAGCCGAACATATAGTAAATGTATCTACAAGCACTGGATACTCATTGAAATGATTTGGTAGCCCGAGCAGATTTGGTACACCTTTctctcttggatgtttttgttctggggtcatacgccagcacaGCGGCTGTTGAGCATCCACAcacgcgttgtctagttaaagtctgattaaggtgtACATAATGGGAAAAATCtgatcacattatctgggtgtcttaatcggataaggagaacgtCGATATTATTCGAAGcaatgcgtttacatgcgcttCAATTGTCCAGTTAcagtcggattaaggcagtaatttgtttttttcacatgcatgtaaacgtactgactgttaAACCATTTTGCTTTGTGGTAGGGAGCATTATTctgctgaaagaggccacaGAGGCCAGCTTTTAGGACAAAGCTGCCAAACATGTCCCACCTAATGACAGGCGCCATGACAGCAAGATAACCAGTGTTCacctttcagtggtcataatgttatggctgactggttatatctttttcttttggtgcaAAATTATTGTTAGCTTAACTGCACACCtgcacacatttttacatttatatatatatatatacttaaaaTAATCAGGTATGAGTTGATGCACATTGAATCTAAATGTGAAGTAGCTTCTTTTCAGATATGGGAACCAAAATacagcacacaaaaaaacgaGCATTTTACCCAGTTTATTACAAAAAGAGCACATATAAAAGGATAATATACAAGCcatgaaatcaaattaaaaaaacaaagaaacaaagagaaaccaaaaaaaaaaagaaaaaaaaactgtttgggTTTAGCAATGCAACTTTTTgagatcattattattagtcgtaataataaataaagtacaaaatCCCACCAAATGTGAATCTAACATTTACCCATAATATGCTCATCCATTTCGTCGTCAAACACACTCACCACCATTAATGCGCTATTGctttaatattaatgataaataGTTCTATCTTCAGATAAAATATCCTATAGTGAAAAAACATTGCGCAGTCACAGCTAAACAGCAGGTTTTCGTACGAGGATGGCGGCAGCCCTTTCACTGGCACTTTTTGGGAttattttctcttcagttttgtttttcagattcaAGCAGcaacaaaattaatattttattgttttatattctttgtatatattttcaCCATATACTATTAAACCATTGAGACTATATTGAAAACCTGagaaaacatgcattttttttcttttttcttttcttttttttcctcttttttaagAAAAGGTTGTGCTTTAAAGGCTTTCCTTTTGTGAAAGGAAAGGTCCAGAGAGGTGGGGACAGACGGACAAATGAAAcggaaacacaaaaagagatATTAACTGTCCTGGTAAAGCCCACAGTGAAGACATGCCTCTTTATAGTTGGAACTATTTCCACAATATGCAATGTATCGGTACTACAAAACCAGCAGCTGTTTTTGGACAGTTTGACTTGAATTTTTGATTATAATGGCTTTTATAGACACCAGTCAAATGTTGTCTCGGCTCCTTCGTGTCCCTTTCCCTTTAAGTAATCACGCAACCCATAAGGCATGGTGGCTTCATGGACCGattgttgttaatgtttttttttttgttttttttttttcttttttagtaaTATGGAAATATCTCCTAACACTTAAAGCGAGGCACTTGTTATGTCTACAAACTACTTTGAAAAAAGAACTGAAGAGAAACACCGGAGAGCTGGAAACCGAAAGATACAAAGAGTTAAAGCGAAGGAAGGAACATGCTTCGTTAAGACCCATAGTGCATTGTGAGagcgtaaaaaataaaagccagttgtcagtttaaatttttttttttttttttttttttgccagtgagAGGGTTCCCATTTTTAAACGAGTGAGTgcaaaacgaaaaaacaaaaacaaaagtcacaaaCTAAAAACCACTTCATTGCAGTTTGTCCACTACATCACAGCGTGGGGAGTCGGGGGGAAGGAAGGGGGGAGAAATTGCATTGAATGGAATGTAACCAAGATCCACAGCACcacatgagagagagagatagagacaAGAGAAAAAGATAGAGATAGACGGAGCGGGCTCAGTAGCTCAGCCTTGGACAGTAAACATCGCACAGCCAGCTTGTGGAGACCAAACAGCAgggctaatttttttttttttttttttttacttttagtgtTCCAAAAGGTACAACTGCATGCAAAGCATTCCcatttaaaacaatgcaaaaatgaggtaatagttttttttcatagcattttttttgtgttatttctaaataaataaattatgattcGCCCCcccacttcaaaaaaaaaaaaaactatataaaattaaatacatacCCACAATATCTACAGTTAGTAATAAATTATGATTGTTAAATACTTAAGGCATCTCAACTGACAACACCCTGTGTAAACTATGAAAACTTCTTCACAGATGACTCCACTACAGGAGGAGGCAGTGTCAACACTGGCAGTGCACACGACAAATGGAGAAGTCATCCTCGATCCTCGGCCCACGAGGCTCCGAGAGTCTCCCGGGGGGGAGCAAAAGTCTTATCCTTTGCTATCACAGTGCGTAGGACAGTGAGGGTCCTAAAGGCTTCCTTTATCACACAGCTCCGTGGAACTGGAGTGACAAAGCCGACACAaagggtaaaagaaaaaagaagaaaaagatacaAGGAACTGGTGGCGGTAGTGAGTGTTTTAACAGCCTGAATGTTTTCCTGCTGTCTGTTGTGTCGCCTCGCGTCTGTGTGCACTGTGAGAGGGAGGCTGCCTCCGTCGCACCACGTCCTAACATGTTCTAGCAATACAGCATAGCAACCAGCATAGCAACCACGGAGGGGAGGTCTGTCACACGAATACACGAGATCAATACGCAAGCAGCTCCTCTCCCCTGCTGAAACACTGCATGAATCTATACCTAAATATAAACCAGGTgcgagggaaaaaaataataagaataataaaaaaaaaacatttgttgctATAACTATCACATGTGCTTGTTCTTTAGGCATTAAGGTAAACATCAAAAGGAGGATCCCATCGTTGCCACCGAAGGGGGACGGGATGAACACGCGCTACGAGTCAGGGAAGCAGCCGCTGaccgacttttttttttttgtttcgttagTGTTGAGAAGATAGTCACAGCTCAGATTAACTAAGTCATGCACAGGCGTCTCTGTACCTTTGTAAATTGAAGTAACGCTACCAAAGCTAACAGCCCAAGTCCACAATGAaacatgcatttttcttttttttttttagttagtacGCACTGTTCCTCCACTGGCCCTAAGCCAGATAAAAATGCAAGAACAAGGGGCAGCTAAATCCTCCCTCCTCGCTGTGCAGTGCATGatagtttcctcttttttttattttttttcccacccctttctctttttggctttgtgttgtttgtacAAGCACTCCAGTGGCCATGCTATTAACCTACAGTGAATTAAAAGTCTAGGCCTCGAAACGCATTTGCATGTTCGACATCCGCGCATTTGTTAGACACATTCTTTAagtcacacacgcacagacacacacacacacacacataaaacctATGTGCTGATTCAAGCTACACCGTGAAcattttggtaaaaaaaaaaaaaagaaaatacactttCTACCTAAATTTTAAACACAGAACAGCTCAGTCACTGGGGTTTCCGCGGCAGTGAACGACGCCTACTCACACGACACCATCTCACTTGACACCAACCCAAGGTAAATGTACAAACTTGTATTGCGAAAATGTCAAAGCTGCATGATAGAATTAAAACACTCAGCTAGCCTGGTGCTCGGGGCCCCGAGGAGGCGAAGGCGCCGCATCACATATCACTTGTTGGTTACTGCTACTCTACTACGACCACAAATGATCTTTAGGTAAACATGGCATCAGAGCATTTAGTTTCTGTTAACGCTTTCTCCTGTGTGGCAGAATATTCATCTTGATTGACATGTGtttgaaaagagagaaatatatatatttatatatatatatatatatgtatatgtatgtatatagaaagagagaaagggcaGAAGAGTAGCCAGCTCAGTGTGGGGTTATGCGTTTTTTCCGCTCTCAGGACATTAAGTCATGGCTTTGAGGACATGCTACACAGCCCGGGGCTACCTACAGTACAAcaccacaacagcaacaacacccCACTTATGACCAGCAAGCTACGAGTAAACCCTGTGTACATGACTATGTGTCTGCGTGTCTTTTGCTTCCAGAGGGATGTGCTTCTATAAGAAAGAGAGTCCTTTTTTCGCAGCCTCTCGTGCAGTTAGTTGTCCTGGCTTGGCTCAGAAAAGCGTGAGTCAGAAGGGCGGTGGTGACGTCACATGAAGTCCGGAGACATTTGGCAAAGCACCCaacgtggtggtggtggtggtggggggagggcCGGCGAGCCGGGGTGGAAGAAAGCAGGAGGGTGATTGAATCACGACGGCTCGAATCTCATCAGCTGTCAGGGTTCAGCTGTGTTTCGATGTCAACTCGACAGATTGGACACTTCCTGCTGGTGGCCAGCCATTGGTCCACGCAGCCCTGGTGGAAGAGATGCATGCAGGGCAATCTCCTAtgggaaagatggagagaggacaCGTGGTCAGTGTTGATTCACCTGGGCGGCGCACAGTTATGCGCGAGGACTTCCGAGACGCGCAGACGGTTAATTTTGTTCTTTCGGTCGTGTAGAGGTGACTTCTGTTGACTCATCAGGCCCACGCGCCTCTCAGACAGCTGAGGCTCCATATGCCGTAAACTGACCCTCTTTCCTCATCCCGGGGTCCAGGTCTTATTCCCTGAAACTCAATCCCCGGCTTGTTTTGAAATGCACATCCCAGATAATGTGCTTACTTTAGTGCTTAAAGGAACAGAGGGACATTTTGGTAAACATTAGCTTCCGTTTAAGCTAGATTGGTGCTTCTGTGTCAGAGCCTCCAGCAGCTGACCCCACGTACTTGTGTGTAATTGTGTCACTAAGATGCTAGCTGGCAGTGAGATTTCTGTGTGGCTACTTTAAGTTTCTTCCCTCTTTACTTTAAACGGCAGCAACCAAAACTGAGCGGCTAGTGTCGGAGCTAAGACATGTTGAACAACtacttttactgaaattaaCGAAACGCAGTGCAGATGGCACGGACAACGGCTGGACTGACTgaggcagaaggaggaagaatTTTTTGTGCTTCTCACAACACTGAGGCAGATGCAGGTACCGAAATCTTTAGCTTTAGATTTGTTATAAAGACTGGGCAAAGGTGGAAGTGGAGCATGATTAAACCTCATTAACATTCATGTTTAGtcaattaaaactaaaactgcaaTCAAGGGGcaaatgtacaccgatcaggcataacattatgaccaccttcctaatattgtgtaggtctcccttgtgcctccaaaacagctgtgactcatcagagaatggacatagaccttctgagggtgtcccctggtgtctggcaatacagtgttgttagtgggggctttgggttctatgtgttgaggggaggggcctctgtggatcatcacacaaatcatttttgtgcatgtgaTTGTGTCAATCGCTATGGGGcgtgggtgtctggtctggtctaggttggtggtacATAACATCCAGACAAAGAGCAGGAATTGCCACAAAactgtcaatgttatttatttctcctgtcagtggttttaatgttggcTTTAAATGCTCAGTGCAACGACGTACTCCCTCAGAACTAAATCAAACTGGcagttttacatttgttcattcGACGTATTACGTGCTAATCAATGATTTTAGCTAACGgattcatgctaagctaagactACAGGCTGTAGCTTATTTATCACATAGCCACTGGTCGGGTATTTCTCACCTGAcgtcctctccatcctccagcATGGACAAACAGATGGTGCACTTCTCGTCCAcatctgtttcctcctcctccccaatCTTCAGCTGCAGGGGCTTCCTCTGTTTGCAGGTCAGATTACGGAGACAAAACAACGCCGGGTCAGAAAAAGGCAAGTGCGTTGAATGGGTCGTGTCCCCGTGTGCCCTTCCTGTTATCTGTCCCACCTTCTTGTATTTGTGTGGAAAGGTGAATCTCTCTATGGTTGTCTGGACGGCTCCTCTGCTGACGCTCCCCAGCCGGTCCTCCAGCTGCAACAGCTCCTGCGCAGACAGTCGAGGTTGAGTTAAAGGAAACAGAGAAACTAAGAAAAGAGCAGCTACTAAGAGGACGCGGGGAAAGACTGGCTTCATTAACCGCTGTTTTCAAGGTCAGGAAAAGACTTAAATCGATAAATGGGTCCTCAAAGAGTAGAAATTCAAATGTTTGCACTGAGCAAACTCCGCCTGATGAGGAGGAGAGCTTCAGATTTACCTCGTAACTTTCTCGCACAGCGGTGGCGTGCCTCGAAGGGTTCAGGCTTTGCAGTGCCAACAGATGCAACTGGGGGTATGGGTAGTTTCTGATTTCATGCACAACCTAAAAAAGCAAAGATTGTTCATCATATTACAGCTGTTGTTATCCCACGGTTAGCTTTATTCCATAGGCATCTCATGCAATCCTTAAAATCACATCTTAGCATACCAACGGATCGCTTCGATcgcaaagtgcaggtctacttgtggttgcTAGaatttcaaaaagtagaattgAGGGTAAAGCCTTCAGCTATCGGACACCCTCTATacttaaggtcaggcttaagactttcctttttgacagtTATGCTGCAATAGGCGCTAAccacatgtcctctactctcctTTCTCTGGCACCGAGCTCCTGTCCTctgatttcttatttaatttcttctccaTTACCACTCAAGCAATTCTCTTGTGCTACTATGTAGCACATTAACTGCTACGTGTCCCTCTCTCCCccgttatataaataaaactgaattgaattgaattatcaTGACACTCTAGAGGTCAAATCATATTGATCATTGTCTGACGTGCTGACCCCGTTAGATTTAACGTCTGTGGAAATTATGGGATGAAAATAGCGTAGAGGCTGCAGGGCCCACATACCACTTGTGTAGAGGACGTGTTCCTGGGGAAGTGGTGCATTCGAGGGGAGGCCAGGTAATGCTGATAGTGCTGggggagctgctgcagctggtaCTGGTGGTGAGGGAGGCCGGCGTCTACGCTGAGAtccctgcagagagacagacgtgCGGCTAGATCAACACTGTCACCCGTGCTGGGCGACGTGACAGACGGACAGATGGGCGCGGAAGTGAAGGATAATTTCTCAGCTCTGCGGGACCCTCGTTAATCTCAGACAGCGACTCACCAGTCGGTGCCTTCGGCCAGGTACCGAGGCTGCTGTGTCATTGGCTGGGGGACGTGGAGGGGGGGAGAGTACTCGTAGCCTGAACGCAGTCGGTGAGGGTTCAGGGGAATACGCTCCTGAGTTCTTCTGCaatcacacaaaaaatgttAGTTTTTCTGCGCGCGCGGACGTGCATCCGTGCGCGGAGCCGTTACTACCTGGAGTGCGGCAGAATCCTGCGATGCTGCGCTtcaaggagctgctgctggatgagGTATTGCTGGTGTAAGGCCTGAGGTAGGAATGAAGGCCCCGGCACGTCCTGGAACTGGGGGGGTGCAGGCAGGGCGGTTAGGGGCGGGTGGTGTGCGGGGGGCATGTGGGGGGCCAGGCCTGTCTGCGCGGGCTGGCTGGCGGGTCCTAGAGGGAACTCGGCCGAGATGGGCGCCTGGGGAGCGCCCAGGTGAAAGTGTCGGCAGGAGGTAGCATGGCTGTGCTGATGCCTGGTGAAGTGAGCTCCTATGGGGAATAAATTCAAGCCGGATAAGCCCCCGTGATTACTCTCCCAAGAGCACGCAGACAAGACACAAAGCTGTCCTTTCTGgttttcacatgaaaaaaagaaaaaaaatcacacataaaaataaaagagacctgacacagaaagagacaagaCAGACGTGACAACAGATGGACGACGCAGACTCCGACACCCCAGCAGAGCACCATCTAAACCCGCAGATTGCACCCAGCAGCTTCCCTCTTCACTTGACATACTACAGCCAGCAGGAAGGAAAACGTATCTTCATTAACAACCTAACAGCCCTGCGGAGGCCGTCCCTGATCAACTTAATGTATCTGGGCTCTAAATTTGAAAGGAGCACACATtaaacgttttcttttttttcttttggtttcatTAAAAAGGCACCACGGCAAATGTCGTGCGGTGGGCTCAAAAGATTATGCCCCCGTCCCATcagcggaggagaggagataTGAGATTTGCGTGGTAGTCCCACCCAATCACCCCCGTGTTGACTTGCACGAAACAATCAATACAAATTACTCCGGGCTCAGAGAAATGAGGGCTGGAGGGAGGGTGAGGCGGGGACAGACAATTACGACATCGGCTTTCCATTATGGCCCCGGAGGCCTCTGCACCCGGAGGCGGACGGCAGCGtctggaggatggatggataaaaaaaaaaatacctctgtgTTGCGTCTCCGCGTGGCCCACGAGCAAGAGCGGTGGGTTTTGCGCATTTTCAAGCTCCATCAGGCAGAGTGAATCTGTTCAGCAGTGATGCGTGAGTGACACTGCATGTCGACCACGAGCAAGAGAGGAGGATTTGGCTGTGGGTTAATGGTTTGTGATTGTATTTTTATATCGAAATTTACATCACggggaataaaaataaaaatgcagctagCTAAAGCTAATCAACCTGATCTCTGTAAATGTAGCAGCCAACTTAACACCAATAagtaacatataaacacacaagatCAACTGATTAGTGAGATGTAGAGGTGCAGGGAGATGTTTGTTGTTATCTTTTTGCTATGTTTTCTAGGATGTCaaattgacatatttttttacatgGTCTTGGCGTCGTTGCACACAGCCTTAGGACATGGAAGGGCACTGAACCCAGGGAGCCACGAGCGAGCCGAAAACCACATTTGGCTGAGGAAGTAGAGCAGAAATGGCAGACGGGTGGCTTTGGATTGGTTAAAGGCAGTGCGTGGGGTTTGTACGAAGCCCGTGACCCGGTAAGGCTGGACTGGCTCTGAAGCTCGGGGTAAATATCAAATTATGATGTGTCTCTGGGCTCTTTCCACAGCGTGAACGGCTGACGTTAATACGTGACATATTGCAGGGCTGCCGGCAGCGACGGCCCctgatgctgttattgttgCGTCTCCGCATCGACTTCACCGgcataaaaatgtctgattgGTGCAGATCAGacccccccataccccccaccaGTGCGCCCAACCGCCCACACTCCCATCCACTTCTCTTCCTCACCCCTGAGCTCGTGCACAGACAGCCCCTCCCCCCTCACAGTGTGGCTGCAGCATGGCGTCCCTGTGTGAGTGACAGCCCGTAAAGCCCCGCCCACCAGCGACTGCAGCAGTCTGACATGGatcctctccccccccccccccccccgcttcCATCACTGCAGCTTTACAAATCACACCTCCTCTCTATGGTAATCCTGTCCTCTGCCTGTCCGGTGGTCTTCCGTCATGTGACACGTCTCCACACCTGCGGACGTCCCCCATTAACGCAGAGTTTAGGAGTGGGGGACATTAGCGTCGGCCCGCTCCCGTGggaacacacacagctgttgagttattttaaaagtcaGTTGCTGTAGCCGGTGGAAGAGGTTTCTCAGACACACCTTGCGTGTGCACGGAAATAACTCTTGACTATTTCAGACTTTGGGAACAGATGTAAGGCTCGAGTGGCCTGAGCCACTGCTGCTCAGCTGCGAGTCCAACACGTCAAAACTCTTCAAAcctctgtgcaaaaaaaaatgtgaatactTGAgatcttgagtctgtttgcccCACTTATAAACTTCTCAAATAAGGTGTTAATGCAACGTCGAAAAAACCCGCACACCTTTCCTTAAAAGGAAAAACGAGACCTCGGTCTGAACCCACGGCGCTCGTGCAGTTAACTGCGGCCTGTAGGCGCCGTGGAGGGAAATTATTTTCCCAGTGAAAATTGTGAGCGCTTCATTTAATGACATGTTCAGAGCCTTATCTGCACTTTTAATGTGAGCCTTATGGGGTTTCGTTGTCACGAGCTACACGGGCGCAACCAGATGATGTGTTAATTTACTAAAAACTGCAAG encodes the following:
- the rnf165a gene encoding E3 ubiquitin-protein ligase RNF165 isoform X2; this translates as MCWGLERGGSFPWTICLAGCAHNKEEEGPRMVLVHVGYLVLPVFGSVRNRGAHFTRHQHSHATSCRHFHLGAPQAPISAEFPLGPASQPAQTGLAPHMPPAHHPPLTALPAPPQFQDVPGPSFLPQALHQQYLIQQQLLEAQHRRILPHSRTQERIPLNPHRLRSGYEYSPPLHVPQPMTQQPRYLAEGTDWDLSVDAGLPHHQYQLQQLPQHYQHYLASPRMHHFPRNTSSTQVVVHEIRNYPYPQLHLLALQSLNPSRHATAVRESYEELLQLEDRLGSVSRGAVQTTIERFTFPHKYKKRKPLQLKIGEEEETDVDEKCTICLSMLEDGEDVRRLPCMHLFHQGCVDQWLATSRKCPICRVDIETQLNPDS
- the rnf165a gene encoding E3 ubiquitin-protein ligase RNF165 isoform X1, translated to MCWGLERGGSFPWTICLAGCAHNKEEEGPRMVLVHVGYLVLPVFGSVRNRGAHFTRHQHSHATSCRHFHLGAPQAPISAEFPLGPASQPAQTGLAPHMPPAHHPPLTALPAPPQFQDVPGPSFLPQALHQQYLIQQQLLEAQHRRILPHSRRTQERIPLNPHRLRSGYEYSPPLHVPQPMTQQPRYLAEGTDWDLSVDAGLPHHQYQLQQLPQHYQHYLASPRMHHFPRNTSSTQVVVHEIRNYPYPQLHLLALQSLNPSRHATAVRESYEELLQLEDRLGSVSRGAVQTTIERFTFPHKYKKRKPLQLKIGEEEETDVDEKCTICLSMLEDGEDVRRLPCMHLFHQGCVDQWLATSRKCPICRVDIETQLNPDS